One window of the Psilocybe cubensis strain MGC-MH-2018 chromosome 12, whole genome shotgun sequence genome contains the following:
- a CDS encoding Putative fructose-bisphosphate aldolase: MLLADNRTLRILSTAENEGYGVLAQACYDSQMAISLVRAAEQAQSPAIILLFPVTLQYGKGPFLRLCLDLAHQASVPIAVHLDHATDPEHLELALSLAEQGIIFDSIMVDASHAENDEENISIAKPYVDRAHKLGIAVEVEMGRLEGGEAGLRMISDAKLTDPAKAKAFMEGKDLYKEFRGKVPICLHGTDTLPDTLFAECIKNGVSKVIVTLPILININSWGRDPYARVLGEALLSKSFPEAVDIASDVLVKECLRFFDVFGSKGKA; this comes from the exons ATGTTACTTGCTGACAATCGTACTCTTCGGATACTTTCAACCGCGGAGAATGAAGGATATGGTGTGCTTGCTCAGGCTTG CTATGACTCCCAGATGGCAATCAGTCTCGTCCGCGCAGCCGAGCAAGCCCAGAGCCCTGCGATAATTCTGCTCTTTCCTGTAACTTTGCAATACGGAAAAGGTCCTTTCTTGAGATTGTGCCTCGACCT TGCACATCAGGCATCTGTACCAATTGCTGTGCACCTGGATCATGCCACCGATCCAGAACACCTGGAACTTGCTTTATCACTTGCAGAGCAAGGTATTATCTTCGATAGTATAATGGTTGATGCCAGTCATGCAGAG AATGACGAAGAAAACATTTCCATCGCCAAGCCATACGTTGATCGGGCGCATAAGCTAGGCATCGCAGTTGAGGTCGAAATGGGACGTCTTGAAGGCGGTGAAGCTGGTCTTCGCATGATTTCAGACGCTAAGCTCACCGACCCAGCAAAGGCTAAGGCCTTTATGGAAGGGAAA GACCTTTATAAAGAATTTAGAGGAAAGGTCCCCATTTGTTTGCATGGGACAGATACTCTTCCAGATACGCTTTTCGCCGAATGCATCAAAAACGGTGTCAGCAAGGTTATAGTGACGTTGCCCATTCTC ATAAATATAAACAGCTGGGGACGTGATCCATACGCAAGGGTGCTAGGGGAAGCTCTTCTATCGAAGTCGTTTCCTGAAGCTGTGGACATCGCGTCCGATGTTCTTGTCAAGGAGTGCCTCAGATTTTTCGATGTGTTCGGGTCGAAGGGCAAAGCATAA
- a CDS encoding Strobilurin A biosynthesis cluster protein r1, with the protein MAPDPVAEKSGFLRMYMSNHPDTLVAYAKWFGKVKEVITSAEMTAIDCNSMTLTCTMKGGSKKEVRVPIEPPLSGYEDVKPRLLEMKAFAQEGLGMIKAPHITTFEFPRDAWVMTVLYFFGLFIYNLPGHPSIFGQTADFITAYTGTTVVKWLLWTISGLHSLESIYMYSLCRRHSTGFALGAMYVVSTFFGGFPTWVNLRKKIQAARIDSVMKIQ; encoded by the exons ATGGCACCAGATCCCGTCGCAGAAAAATCCGGATTCCTTCGCATGTATATGTCGAATCATCCTGACACGCTGGTTGCATATGCGAAGTGGTTTGGGAAGGTCAAAGAGGTCATCACCAGCGCGGAAATGACGGCGATCGACTGCAAT AGCATGACGTTGACCTGCACGATGAAAGGAGGCTCGAAGAAGGAGGTCAGGGTCCCTATAGAGCCCCCACTTTCTGGCTATGAAGATGTGAAGCCTCGTCTGCTCGAAATGAAAGCGTTTGCTCAGGAGGGACTAGGAATG ATCAAAGCTCCGCATATCACAACCTTTGAATTCCCCAGGGACGCCTGGGTAATGACAGTGTTGTATTTCTTTGGGCTATTTATCTACAATCTCCCTGGTCATCCATCCATCTTCGGCCAAACTGCAGATTTCATAACTGCGTACACCGGAACCACTGTGGTTAAATGGTTACTTTGGACTATTTCAGGCCTTCACAGCTTAGAATCGATCTACATGTACAGCCTGTGCCGAAGACATTCCACTGGATTTGCACTCGGG GCCATGTATGTTGTATCAACTTTCTTTGGCGGCTTCCCAACCTGGGTCAATCTAAGGAAAAAAATCCAAGCAGCTCGTATCGATTCTGTAATGAAAATCCAGTAA
- a CDS encoding D-erythronate dehydrogenase, translated as MSSTVLITGAAGWLGGLLAAELINDPRTPDLRLILADIVEPNAPPLSKSICIKADLTDKAQLETLFSTEFGIPDTVYCLHGIMSRGAEDNFDLGVKINVDSVRLLLEATRSYCEASVKFIFTSSLAVYGGPLPDVVTTSTIATPQGSYGFGKLTSELFINEYSRRGWVDGRIVRLPTILVRPGAPSLASSSFISAIIREPLHGVETVCPIGDSINSPELSLKSWLASPETTIKNIVTAKHIPAEKFLPHTRVICLPGFTATVRDELEALFKVAGQDALNLVKFKDDPVNRRLVSSWPSAFDNSYALSLGFAVDEGGMEPIVQRFWDRVHAVDK; from the exons ATGTCCAGCACTGTTTTAATAACTGGCGCAGCAGGGTGGCTTGGGGGACTG CTGGCTGCTGAACTCATCAACGATCCAAGAACTCCTGACCTCCGTTTGATTCTGGCTGACATTGTCGAGCCAAATGCCCCTCCATTATCAAAGTCGATTTGCATCAAGGCGGATCTCACCGACAAAGCTCAGTTGGAAACCCTATTTTCCACTGAGTTTGGTATTCCTGATACCGTCTACTGTTTACATGGAATCATGTCTCGAGGAGCCGAAGATAATTTTGACCTAGGCGTCAAA ATCAATGTCGATTCCGTTCGTCTATTGCTTGAGGCTACGCGTTCTTACTGTGAAGCATCTGTCAAATTTATATTTACATCTTCGCTGGCAGTATATGGTGGACCTCTG CCTGATGTAGTGACGACTTCGACTATCGCCACACCTCAAGGTTCGTATGGCTTTGGTAAGCTCACCTCTGAGCTGTTTATAAATGAATATTCTCGCCGTGGGTGGGTGGACGGGCGTATAGTACGTCTGCCTACGATCCTGGTCCGCCCTGGTGCTCCATCACTTGCGAGTTCTTCTTTCATCTCTG CTATCATTCGCGAACCTCTTCACGGTGTAGAGACAGTTTGTCCCATCGGCGACTCTATCAACTCTCCCGAACTTTCATTGAAGTCATGGCTCGCTTCCCCAGAGACGACCATTAAAAACATCGTAACGGCAAAGCACATTCCTGCCGAGAAGTTTCTCCCGCACACGCGCGTAATCTGTCTTCCAGGATTTACAGCCACTGTTAGAGACGAGCTGGAAGCTCTCTTCAAGGTCGCTGGTCAAGATGCTTTGAACCTTGTCAAATTCAAAGATGACCCTGTCAACCGGCGTCTAGTATCCTCATGGCCTTCAGCTTTTGATAATTCTTACGCTCTTAGCCTAGGATTTGCAGTAGATGAGGGCGGTATGGAACCCATCGTCCAACGGTTTTGGGACAGGGTACATGCCGTTGATAAGTAA
- a CDS encoding Fruiting body protein SC1, which yields MFSKVAILAAASMAVFVAAAPTGSSGDIQDSCNTGAVQCCNQSFSSDSSEANLLRTLLGVVLGPVTGQIGLQCTPLSVLAVSGNSCSSQPVCCTDNTFNGLINVGCTPINVNL from the exons ATGTTCTCCAAGGTTGCTATCCTCGCCGCTGCCTCCATGGCTGTCTTTGTCGCCGCTGCCCCCACCGGCAGCTCTGGCGACATCCAGGATTCTTGCAACACCGGCGCTGTTCAGTGCT GCAACCAAAGCTTCTCCTCCGATTCTTCTGAGGCCAACTTGTTGCGCACCCTCCTCGGTGTTGTATTGGGCCCCGTCACTGGCCAGATTGGTCTCCAGTGCACTCCCTTGTCTGTCCTTGCCGTTTCTGGGAACTCTTG CTCTTCGCAACCCGTTTGCTGCACTGACAACACCTTCA ACGGCCTCATCAACGTTGGCTGCACACCCATCAACGTTAACCTCTAA
- a CDS encoding Protein priB: MSFMPSSPSLSSTLSVSPSPSRCPSPAPSADFSPNISKREYLLAQIRQKDSIIDSLLKQLHNPYIATPLSIASYRMATSPSDSNNRNVLAWLDRLQSSVRDAGKPAGPRAFSNPRDRADEESDVDSEGKRTHAATILGGLRDDPEDTFAEAPADASEKLQSSLPESHVPLGLIADLSLSNTKSKKKRDQTKDLGLNEEDLNDDNVGVANETYFMPGPATDLDMRASLIEQHSAPEILVHNLVNPEDVEKLFEMYYVEKSEIYPIAMHFAKHSAANALIDGWKSVELCQAYILMSVYAVPARRWEEDRSWLYTGLAIRIATDLNLHQVPNTKPHSETQEREILNKTRVWMICFNLDRSTATQLGKPSTLKEDFIVRNAPDWYKKSQYNLKYDVHLCGYSALLQIVAKFHDEVFSDPSSPTGLNKKVDFRSVTLKHDTRLKAYNEEWSKRFKEDSDVNDPTCALRCSLLPFLVGYSRLVMFSFGFQQAYQRGFENEDRMFFTTCLDSAKAVIENMIDGLAPTGFMRYAPDGHFVFASFASAFLLKLLRPEFSAFLEKEQENEIFDLIGRLIQTLSSPKIAIDDRHTPKLYARFLAGLLSRHRRDGATLGRLQTVVPPQSQMAGSENQGMSSMSLASMMSTSHSSDADQGGQTFTHAPSQAMETPIYMPEATFATSTGQIHFGADFDMTYGGVFSDEEMLATMQAIKNPAWWQNMMMPGFSWPEGSPSPPAIPNANLSPLPYLGHMQAPSYGIFHAAQPQVMMS; this comes from the exons ATGTCGTTCATGCCATCATCGCCATCTCTGTCTTCTACACTCTctgtttctccttctccttctcgttGTCCGTCTCCAGCGCCGTCTGCTGACTTCTCTCCCAATATCAGCAAGCGCGAATATCTCCTGGCACAAATCAGGCAAAAGGACTCGATCATCGACTCCCTCCTCAAGCAG CTGCACAACCCGTACATTGCGACCCCCTTGTCGATCGCATCATACCGTATGGCTACTTCACCCTCTgacagcaacaacaggaaTGTTCTCGCCTGGCTAGACCGCCTCCAGTCAAGCGTCCGAGATGCAGGGAAGCCTGCCGGGCCCCGGGCCTTTTCCAACCCTCGTGATAGAGCCGATGAGGAATCCGATGTAGATTCCGAAGGCAAGCGAACCCACGCCGCCACCATACTCGGCGGGCTGAGAGATGACCCAGAAGACACTTTCGCTGAAGCTCCAGCTGATGCGTCGGAGAAGCTTCAGTCCTCGCTGCCAGAGTCGCATGTGCCCCTTGGGCTTATCGCAGACCTCAGTTTGAGCAACacaaagtcaaagaaaaagcGCGATCAGACCAAAGATTTGGGTCTCAATGAGGAAGACCTTAACGATGACAATGTT GGTGTGGCCAATGAGACATACTTCATGCCAG GGCCCGCTACGGATCTTGACATGCGTGCATCGTTAATTGAACAACACAGCGCACCGGAGATTTTGGTCCACAACCTCGTCAACCCTGAGGACGTCGAGAAACTCTTCGAAAT GTACTATGTCGAGAAATCCGAAATCTATCCTATCGCCATGCATTTCGCAAAGCACTCCGCTGCGAACGCCCTCATTGACGGGTGGAAGTCTGTTGAGCTGTGCCAGGCGTACATTCTTATGAGCGTATACGCCGTGCCTGCCCGCAGATGGGAAGAGGACAGAAGCTGGCTGTACACAGGTCTCGCAATTAG AATTGCAACTGATCTTAATTTGCACCAAGTACCGAACACGAAGCCGCACTCTGAGACTCAGGAACGAGAGATCCTGAATAAGACGCGGGTCTGGATGATTTGCTTCAACCTCGATAGGTCAACGGCTACGCAGCTTGGTAAACCATCAACGCTGAAGGAAGATTT CATCGTCCGCAATGCACCTGACTGGTACAAGAAGTCGCAGTATAATCTCAAG TATGATGTGCATCTTTGTGGGTACTCTGCCCTGCTCCAAATCGTGGCCAAGTTCCACGACGAGGTCTTCAGCGACCCATCGTCGCCGACCGGTCTCAATAAA AAAGTCGACTTCCGCAGCGTAACGCTCAAGCACGATACGCGTCTGAAAGCGTACAATGAAGAATGGTCTAAACGCTTCAAAGAGGACTCGGATGTCAATG ACCCTACTTGCGCCCTTCGGTGCTCACTGCTTCCTTT CCTTGTTGGATACTCACGACTCGTGATGTTCTCCTTCGGCTTCCAACAAGCGTACCAACGAGGGTTTGAAAACGAGGACCGCATGTTTTTCACTACG TGCCTTGACTCTGCGAAAGCAGTTATTGAGAACATGATCGACGGCTTGGCCCCAACTGGATTCATGCGCTATGCCCCAGATGGTCACTTCGTGTTTGCTTCATTTGCCTCAGCCTTCTTGCTTAAG CTGCTTCGACCCGAATTCTCGGCGTTCCTCGAGAAGGAACAAGAGAACGAAATTTTCGACTTGATTGGCCGCTTAATCCAAACGCTGAGTTCTCCAAAAATCGCGATCGACGACAGGCATACCCCTAAGCTGTACGCTCGTTTCCTCGCCGGACTGCTTTCACGCCATCGCCGTGATGGTGCAACCCTCGGACGTCTCCAGACCGTCGTCCCACCGCAGAGTCAAATGGCCGGATCCGAGAACCAGGGAATGTCGTCAATGAGTCTGGCATCAATGATGTCTACCAGTCACTCATCCGACGCTGATCAAGGTGGTCAGACATTCACGCATGCGCCGAGTCAGGCCATGGAGACCCCTATCTACATGCCTGAGGCGACTTTCGCCACTAGCACAGGGCAGATTCATTTCGGTGCTGATTTCGATATGACGTACGGAGGTGTGTTCTCCGATGAGGAAATGCTTGCGACGATGCAGGCAATCAAGAATCCTGCCTGGTGGCAGAACATGATGATGCCTGG ATTCTCGTGGCCAGAAGGATCTCCATCACCCCCTGCCATCCCTAACGCTAACTTAAGCCCTCTTCCATATCTTGGACACATGCAGGCCCCGTCTTATGGAATATTCCACGCTGCACAACCACAAGTTATGATGTCGTAG
- a CDS encoding hypothetical protein (Uncharacterized protein C32A11.02c), protein MDKASSVLAALEAGKLPSTQQINVFIDWLSDVGIARVDANLAKAAEEVDEAVSAAAASQNVDVNANTNINADALSAQGRVLASGLRGVLDAYKQLGINKNGDNVLQQALHHLTQGDLTSTPEAQQTKDDALNDISAIRRALRTLLTTLWSSLSSEGTSLGEDILSLIRLSLADAAELVEGQAGSAKAAIRSVEEEVREGKRDALGREKKRMEEEREGGAKVRWEHGMDVVKDTGSTVIGTVQSTTQAIEEKKEKTGSRLRETFYKVSDRAKNDPEYRQSLDTLFDIVQKRLNSTIDAASDPNTTLSSFVSDPTPEQHIPKALNLLRTLVERLANTSLEPLIQKFRTAAYTILQDPELKAWFDDFLSVSRKNLADPGYARSDEAEAKRQELRSRWKALLDKDSSGKWKMVVDDLKKELNNVQSGMENDEDLNRLKEAHAKLGADIERGLVDASEEAKTGVQAAIEQATWFWQDLFKYYIPKFLSKMKDVPIPRTEYKDDEIEFVLENLDISTFNILPSHVYIRNITDIDIQTSAKPSTPSHTNVGALTHVRIQALQLSLKDVSFWYKDKTASAIGPSEFTGLLGLKLPEKGIDVDLKIRLIPANATGSHSRAARKHFNVIESASVSIAEDVGIDIRDSNHSVLVTVFKPMMVAKMRQALEKTLTEQIRAIVDWADGVAFDVGRRREVFEDTGLGGGGSLMAAVWSEIGRLERESREGPVEMGWHATGTGLVVEQSVRVEGTGDEFGEGQEVRRSMLAMGAEPQILDGAKRGPVGSGSERIVDKLERRAEEMDVDVPEVDVRGVKRQAGQLAKDVQERAQGLYKEGERQVKGFRRSVERKKQVELNRQGWQSSSFDV, encoded by the exons ATGGACAAAGCATCCTCCGTCCTCGCCGCTCTCGAAGCCGGCAAGCTGCCCTCCACACAACAGATTAACGTGTTCATCGACTGGCTGAGCGACGTCGGTATCGCGCGGGTCGATGCTAATCTCGCCAAAGCTGCAGAGGAAGTCGACGAAGCTGTCTCCGCCGCCGCGGCGTCGCAGAACGTCGACGTCAATGCTAATACCAACATCAACGCGGATGCACTGAGCGCACAGGGCCGCGTACTCGCGAGCGGGCTACGCGGTGTGCTCGATGCGTACAAGCAGCTGGGGATCAACAAGAACG GGGACAACGTCCTCCAACAAGCCCTTCACCACCTCACGCAGGGCGATCTCACATCCACACCCGAGGCGCAACAAACCAAAGACGACGCGCTAAACGACATCTCTGCCATCCGCCGTGCTCTCCGCACACTGCTCACCACGCTCTGgtcctctctctcctccgAGGGCACGTCGCTGGGCGAGGACATCCTCTCGCTCATCCGGCTCTCGCTCGCAGACGCCGCGGAGCTCGTCGAGGGGCAGGCTGGGTCCGCAAAGGCCGCGATCCGCAgtgtggaagaggaggtgCGCGAGGGCAAGCGGGATGCGCTGGGGCGggagaagaaaaggatggaggaggagcgggagggAGGCGCCAAGGTCCGGTGGGAGCATGGGATGGATGTCGTTAAGGATACAGGGTCCACTGTCATTGGTACGGTGCAAAGTACTACCCAGGCGattgaggagaagaaggagaagactGGTTCGAGGCTTCGTGAGACATTCTACAAG GTCAGCGACCGTGCAAAGAACGATCCCGAGTACCGCCAATCCCTCGACACGCTCTTCGACATCGTGCAGAAGCGGCTCAACAGCACCATTGACGCGGCATCCGATCCCAACACCACACTCTCCAGCTTCGTCTCTGACCCGACACCCGAGCAGCACATTCCCAAGGCTCTCAACCTGCTCCGCACGCTCGTCGAGCGCCTGGCAAACACCTCGCTTGAGCCGCTGATCCAGAAATTCCGCACGGCTGCATATACAATCTTGCAAGACCCCGAGCTCAAGGCGTGGTTCGACGACTTTCTCTCTGTGTCGCGGAAGAATCTTGCGGATCCGGGGTACGCGCGTTCTGATGAGGCCGAGGCGAAACGCCAGGAACTGCGCTCGAGGTGGAAGGCACTTCTGGACAAGGACTCGTCGGGTAAATGGAAGATGGTCGTCGATGATTTGAAGAAGGAGTTGAACAACGTGCAAAGTGGCATGGAGAACGACGAGGACCTGAATAGGCTCAAGGAGGCGCATGCTAAGCTGGGCGCGGATATTGAGAGGGGACTCGTTGATGCGAGCGAGGAGGCGAAGACGGGTGTGCAGGCTGCGATTGAGCAGGCGACGTGGTTCTGGCAGGACCTGTTCAAGTATTATATTCCAAAGTTCTTGTCAAAGATGAAGGACGTTCCTATCCCAAG AACGGAATACAAGGACGATGAGATCGAGTTTGTGCTCGAGAACCTCGATATCTCAACATTCAACATCTTGCCGTCGCATGTATACATTCGCAACATCAccgacatcgacatccaaACGTCTGCGAAACCATCCACTCCTTCTCACACCAACGTCGGCGCGCTAACGCACGTACGCATCCAAGCACTGCAACTCTCGCTCAAAGACGTCTCGTTCTGGTACAAAGACAAAACGGCGTCCGCCATCGGCCCCTCCGAGTTTACCGGTCTTCTAGGCCTGAAGCTGCCGGAGAAAGGGATCGATGTGGACCTCAAGATCCGGCTTATCCCTGCGAACGCGACAGGCTCGCACTCGCGCGCGGCGCGCAAGCACTTTAACGTCATTGAGAGCGCGTCGGTGTCGATCGCTGAAGACGTAGGGATCGATATCAGGGATTCCAACCACTCGGTGCTCGTGACGGTCTTCAAACCGATGATGGTCGCGAAGATGCGGCAGGCGCTGGAGAAGACGCTGACGGAGCAGATTCGGGCTATTGTGGATTGGGCGGACGGTGTAGCGTTCGATGTGGGCAGGCGCAGGGAGGTGTTTGAGGATACAGGGCTTGGAGGCGGCGGGTCGCTTATGGCTGCCGTATGGAGCGAGATTGGGCGGCTGGAGCGCGAGAGCAGGGAGGGGCCGGTGGAGATGGGGTGGCATGCCACGGGAACGGGTCTGGTTGTCGAGCAGAGCGTGCGTGTGGAGGGCACAGGAGATGAGTTTGGCGAGGGCCAGGAGGTGCGCAGGTCAATGTTGGCCATGGGTGCTGAGCCACAGATTTTGGACGGGGCAAAGCGCGGGCCTGTAGGGAGTGGGTCGGAGAGGATTGTGGACAAGTTGGAGAGGAGGGcggaggagatggatgttgatgttCCAGAGGTTGATGTGCGGGGTGTGAAGAGGCAGGCGGGCCAGTTGGCCAAGGATGTGCAGGAGAGGGCGCAGGGGCTGTATAAGGAGGGTGAGAGGCAGGTCAAAGGTTTCAGGAGGAGTGtcgagaggaagaagcaggTCGAACTCAACAGGCAGGGTTGGCAGAGTAGCAGCTTTGATGTTTGA
- a CDS encoding hypothetical protein (Uncharacterized protein HI_0077) — MEQLQIAPLHELLSHFRYMITLRSQEGKYHSLILFRLSTAQDPGIKDLPTSESCGSQTDDISLSTGPSSNQRQIYVMESSCPHLGADMSHADIEECETGLVAVCPWHRYDFDLKTGKSETGLKACTYDVEVKVDLKDGVEKVYMQTPEEGTNWRLVELRPVSEEFADPPPPPKTIQHSEATVHVETGEIEPVVPPVNPPKTLMQWAVLILNTPNPSLKVERTRYAVDLFRTGKLSSIGHKSASAPRPPDVPSRDVSYTKNTVAPQKVKSRKNLAVMLHALANIEQWASLLTSRLAAISPSTPYGSMPVHASLWESATVTSQSLRSRLAIIHLVHEARGLDVNPATIERFRKAGDLETVKVMEIIHADEVTHVTSGHRWFTWICAQEGATEPVAAFRDEVRRGWRGDIKGPFNVDDREKAGLTPQFYEDLKGEMGFIEKAEQELFKSSVELSAIDIAPVNIEYDKE, encoded by the exons ATGGAGCAACTCCA GATTGCCCCATTACATGAACTCCTTAGCCATTTTCGATATATGATTACATTGCGATCACAGGAAGGCAAATACCACTCTTTAATCTTGTTTCGTCTGTCCACAGCGCAAGATCCTGGGATTAAAGACCTCCCCACTAGTGAATCGTGCGGGTCCCAGACAGATGACATTTCCCTATCTACCGGCCCAAGTTCAAATCAACGACAGATATATGTGATGGAATCTAGCTGTCCACATCTGGGAGCAGACATGTCTCATGCAGATATCGAGGAATGCGAGACTGGATTGGTTGCCGTATGTCCATGGCATAG GTATGACTTTGACCTAAAGACAGGGAAGAGCGAAACAGGCCTAAAAGCGTGCACATACGATGTCGAAGTCAAGGTTGATCTAAAAGATGGGGTGGAGAAGGTTTATATGCAAACACCAGAGGAAGGAACGAATTGGCGACTAGTCGAGTTACGACCTGTATCAGAAG aaTTTGCGGAtccaccgccaccacctAAAACCATTCAGCATTCAGAGGCGACGGTCCACGTCGAAACAGGAGAAATAGAACCTGTTGTTCCACCAGTCAACCCCCCTAAAACACTCATGCAATGGGCGGTCCTCATTCTAAATACCCCGAATCCTAGTTTGAAG GTAGAGCGTACCCGATATGCAGTCGACCTTTTCAGAACAGGCAAACTAAGCTCTATTGGACACAAATCCGCCAGTGCTCCCCGACCGCCAGACGTCCCTTCACGAGATGTATCTTATACAAAAAACACCGTCGCACCCCAGAAGGTCAAGAGCCGTAAAAACCTTGCTGTGATGTTGCATGCACTGGCCAATATCGAACAATGGGC CTCCTTACTCACTTCAAGACTTGCAGCCATCTCACCATCAACGCCATACGGCAGCATGCCTGTACATGCATCGCTCTGGGAGTCGGCCACCGTGACGTCGCAATCTCTTCGTTCCAGACTTGCTATAATTCATCTTGTGCATGAAGCTCGCGGTTTGGACGTCAATCCGGCCACTATTGAGAGATTCCGCAAAGCCGGAGATCTGGAAACAGTCAAAGTCATGGAGATCATCCATGCCGACGAGGTCACGCACGTTACCTCGGGACACCGCTGGTTTACATGGATATGTGCACAGGAAGGTGCAACTGAACCTGTAGCGGCTTTCAGAGACGAGGTGAGGAGAGGATGGAGAGGCGACATTAAAGGCCCTTTCAATGTCGATGACAGAGAAAAGGCCGGGTTGACGCCTCAGTTCTATGAAGATCTTAAAGGTGAAATGGGCTTCATAGAAAAGGCTGAACAAGAGTTGTTCAAAAGTAGTGTAGAGCTGTCCGCCATAGACATCGCACCGGTTAACATTGAATATGATAAAGAATGA